The Bubalus kerabau isolate K-KA32 ecotype Philippines breed swamp buffalo chromosome 16, PCC_UOA_SB_1v2, whole genome shotgun sequence genome includes a region encoding these proteins:
- the RSRC2 gene encoding arginine/serine-rich coiled-coil protein 2 isoform X3 — translation MYLFLLEPQNIIIQDHGQGQEKENESQIMKEENTGAGAEAKRTNFFLKQARRHESKDKSSKKHKSEEHNDKEHSSDKGRERLNSSENGEDRHKRKERKSSRGRSHSRSRSRERRHRSRSRERKKSRSRSRDRKKSRSRSRERKKSRSRSRDRKRRIRSRSRSRSRHRHRSRSRSRTRSRSRDRKKRIEKPRRFSRSLSRTPSPPPFRGRNTAMDAQEALARRLERAKKLQEQREKEMVEKQKQQEIAAAAAATGGSVLNVAALLASGTQVTPQIAMAAQMAALQAKALAETGIAVPSYYNPAAVNPMKFAEQEKKRKMLWQGKKEGDKSQSAEIWEKLNFGNKDQNVKFRKLMGIKSEDEAGCSSVDEESYKTLKQQEEVFRNLDAQYEMARSQTHTQRGMGLGFTSSMRGMDTV, via the exons ATAATgaaggaagaaaacacaggagccGGAGCAGAAGCAAAGAG AACCAACTTCTTCTTAAAACAGGCAAGAAGACATGAATCCAAAGATAAGTCGTCTAAGAAACACAAGTCTGAGGAACATAATGACAAAGAACATTCTTCTGATAAAGGAAGAGAGCGGCTAAATTCATCTGAAAATGGTGAGGACAGACACAAAcgcaaagaaagaaaatcatcaagAGGCAGAAGTCACTCAAGGTCTAGGTCTCGTGAAAG GCGTCATCGTAGTAGAAGCAGAGAGCGGAAGAAGTCAAGATCCAGGAGTAGGGATAGGAAGAAGTCAAGATCcagaagcagagagaggaagaaatcaCGGTCCAGAAGCAGGGATAGAAAACGTCGGATCCGATCTCGTTCCCGCTCAAGATCAAGACACAGGCATAGGAGTAGAAGCAGGAGTAGGACAAGGAGTAGAAGTCG AGATAGGAAGAAGAGAATTGAAAAACCAAGAAGATTTAGCAGAAGTTTAAGCCGAACTCCTAGTCCACCTCCCTTTAGAGGCAGAAACACAGCAATGGATGCACAAGAAGCTTTAGCTCGGAG GTTGGAAAGGGCAAAGAAATTacaagaacagagagaaaaggaaatggttgagaaacaaaaacaacaggaaaTAGCTGCAG CAGCTGCTGCTACTGGAGGTTCTGTTCTCAATGTTGCTGCCCTCTTGGCGTCAGGAACACAAGTAACTCCTCAGATAGCTATGGCAGCTCAGATGGCAGCCTTGCAGGCGAAAGCTTTGGCAGAGACCGGAATAGCTGTACCTAGCTATTACAACCCAGCAGCTGTGAATCCAATGAAATTTGctgaacaagagaaaaaaaggaaaatgctatGGCAAGGCAAGAAAGAAGGA GACAAATCCCAGTCTGCTGAAATATGGGAGAAATTGAATTTTGGAAACAAGGACCAAAACGTCAAATTTAGGAAATTAATGGGTATTAAG AGTGAAGATGAAGCTGGATGTAGCTCTGTTGATGAAGAAAGTTACAAGACACTGAAACAGCAGGAAGAAGTATTTAGAAATCTAGATGCTCAGTATGAAATGGCAAGatcacaaacccacacacagagagGAATGGGTTTGGGGTTCACCTCATCAATGCGAGGAATGGACACGGTTTGA
- the RSRC2 gene encoding arginine/serine-rich coiled-coil protein 2 isoform X4, giving the protein MIRTNFFLKQARRHESKDKSSKKHKSEEHNDKEHSSDKGRERLNSSENGEDRHKRKERKSSRGRSHSRSRSRERRHRSRSRERKKSRSRSRDRKKSRSRSRERKKSRSRSRDRKRRIRSRSRSRSRHRHRSRSRSRTRSRSRDRKKRIEKPRRFSRSLSRTPSPPPFRGRNTAMDAQEALARRLERAKKLQEQREKEMVEKQKQQEIAAAAAATGGSVLNVAALLASGTQVTPQIAMAAQMAALQAKALAETGIAVPSYYNPAAVNPMKFAEQEKKRKMLWQGKKEGDKSQSAEIWEKLNFGNKDQNVKFRKLMGIKSEDEAGCSSVDEESYKTLKQQEEVFRNLDAQYEMARSQTHTQRGMGLGFTSSMRGMDTV; this is encoded by the exons ATGATAAG AACCAACTTCTTCTTAAAACAGGCAAGAAGACATGAATCCAAAGATAAGTCGTCTAAGAAACACAAGTCTGAGGAACATAATGACAAAGAACATTCTTCTGATAAAGGAAGAGAGCGGCTAAATTCATCTGAAAATGGTGAGGACAGACACAAAcgcaaagaaagaaaatcatcaagAGGCAGAAGTCACTCAAGGTCTAGGTCTCGTGAAAG GCGTCATCGTAGTAGAAGCAGAGAGCGGAAGAAGTCAAGATCCAGGAGTAGGGATAGGAAGAAGTCAAGATCcagaagcagagagaggaagaaatcaCGGTCCAGAAGCAGGGATAGAAAACGTCGGATCCGATCTCGTTCCCGCTCAAGATCAAGACACAGGCATAGGAGTAGAAGCAGGAGTAGGACAAGGAGTAGAAGTCG AGATAGGAAGAAGAGAATTGAAAAACCAAGAAGATTTAGCAGAAGTTTAAGCCGAACTCCTAGTCCACCTCCCTTTAGAGGCAGAAACACAGCAATGGATGCACAAGAAGCTTTAGCTCGGAG GTTGGAAAGGGCAAAGAAATTacaagaacagagagaaaaggaaatggttgagaaacaaaaacaacaggaaaTAGCTGCAG CAGCTGCTGCTACTGGAGGTTCTGTTCTCAATGTTGCTGCCCTCTTGGCGTCAGGAACACAAGTAACTCCTCAGATAGCTATGGCAGCTCAGATGGCAGCCTTGCAGGCGAAAGCTTTGGCAGAGACCGGAATAGCTGTACCTAGCTATTACAACCCAGCAGCTGTGAATCCAATGAAATTTGctgaacaagagaaaaaaaggaaaatgctatGGCAAGGCAAGAAAGAAGGA GACAAATCCCAGTCTGCTGAAATATGGGAGAAATTGAATTTTGGAAACAAGGACCAAAACGTCAAATTTAGGAAATTAATGGGTATTAAG AGTGAAGATGAAGCTGGATGTAGCTCTGTTGATGAAGAAAGTTACAAGACACTGAAACAGCAGGAAGAAGTATTTAGAAATCTAGATGCTCAGTATGAAATGGCAAGatcacaaacccacacacagagagGAATGGGTTTGGGGTTCACCTCATCAATGCGAGGAATGGACACGGTTTGA